Proteins encoded together in one Oncorhynchus nerka isolate Pitt River linkage group LG19, Oner_Uvic_2.0, whole genome shotgun sequence window:
- the LOC115101165 gene encoding T-box transcription factor TBX3-like isoform X1 → MSFLMRDPVIQGTSMAYHPFLPHRGPEFAMSAMLGHQPPFFPALALPHNGSLGSLSLPGALGKPIMDQLMGAAESGLHFSSLGHQAAAAHLRPLKTLEPEEEVEDDPKVHLEAKELWETFHKRGTEMVITKSGRRMFPPFKVRCTGLDKKAKYILLMDIVAADDCRYKFHNSRWMVAGKADPEMPKRMYIHPDSPATGEQWMSKVVNFHKLKLTNNISDKHGFVSSSNNSLLFQTILNSMHKYQPRFHIVRANDILKLPYSTFRTYVFPETDFIAVTAYQNDKITQLKIDHNPFAKGFRDTGNGRREKRKQLALQSIRSYEEHQKKENGTSDDSSGEQASFKCFGQASSPAVSTAGPPNLKDFCESDEDSDDESKDGNLKDGLDSKISTTTEDVKDLEASPTKGHQFGANDSTGRSRENARRTEKSQADSRQSPITVISSTTRSGEDIKSPNGDQPKVDECRSISKESYMPLTIQTDSSPHLSQSHMHHFGFPPGLAGQQFFNHLGGAHPFLLHPSQFNMGGAFSNMAAGMGPLLAAVSSGGVSTMDTASMASPSQSLTGAHGLPFHLQQHVLASQGLAMSPFGSLFPYPYTYMAAAAAASSAASSSVHRHPFLNAVRPRLRYSPYSIPMSVPDSTLLTTAIPSMASSATDLKGDGMAMSPVSATQDSTSEVTSRSSTISSGSVSLSPKTCSGKDSTNDLQSIQRLVSGLDQKQDRTQSVSP, encoded by the exons ATGAGCTTCCTGATGAGAGATCCAGTCATACAAGGAACGAGTATGGCATACCATCCGTTTTTACCTCACCGGGGTCCGGAATTTGCCATGAGTGCAATGTTGGGTCACCAGCCTCCCTTTTTTCCGGCCCTGGCGCTACCTCATAATGGCTCTCtcggctccctctctctcccgggcGCCCTGGGAAAGCCTATCATGGACCAGCTGATGGGTGCCGCCGAGTCCGGCCTCCACTTCTCATCGCTTGGGCACCAGGCAGCCGCAGCCCATCTGAGGCCTCTGAAGACTCTGGAGCCTGAAGAAGAGGTCGAAGACGACCCGAAAGTTCACCTGGAAGCGAAGGAACTTTGGGAAACTTTCCACAAGCGAGGCACTGAAATGGTTATCACGAAATCCGGAAG GCGAATGTTCCCTCCGTTCAAAGTGAGATGCACTGGCTTGGACAAGAAAGCAAAGTACATTCTGTTGATGGATATAGTTGCAGCCGATGACTGCAGGTATAAATTTCACAACTCGCGTTGGATGGTGGCAGGGAAGGCCGACCCCGAAATGCCAAAGAGGATGTACATTCACCCGGACAGTCCGGCTACTGGCGAGCAGTGGATGTCAAAAGTCGTCAATTTTCACAAACTCAAGCTAACGAATAACATCTCCGACAAGCATGGATTTGTAAGTTCATCTAAT AATTCTTTACTGTTCCAGACCATCCTGAACTCCATGCACAAATATCAGCCCAGATTTCACATCGTGAGAGCCAACGACATTCTCAAACTCCCCTATAGCACGTTCAGGACTTACGTTTTTCCTGAAACGGATTTCATTGCAGTAACGGCCTATCAAAATGACAAG ATTACACAATTGAAAATTGACCATAATCCTTTTGCCAAAGGATTCCGTGACACTGGCAATGGAAGACGAGAGAAAAG GAAACAGCTGGCCCTGCAGTCAATTCGCTCATACGAGGAGCATCAGAAAAAAGAGAACGGGACGTCTGACGACTCCTCTGGCGAGCAGGCCTCATTCAAGTGTTTCGGCCAGGCCTCGTCTCCCGCGGTGTCTACGGCGGGGCCTCCCAACCTGAAAG ACTTTTGCGAGAGTGACGAAGACAGCGACGATGAGAGCAAAGATGGCAACCTAAAAGATGGGCTGGACAGTAAGATCTCAACCACCACGGAGGATGTGAAGGATCTTGAGGCGAGCCCGACTAAAGGCCATCAATTCGGTGCCAATGATTCTACCGGCCGGTCTCGGGAAAACGCCCGGAGGACTGAGAAAAGCCAGGCGGACTCACGACAGAGCCCCATCACCGTTATTTCCAGCACCACTCGGTCCGGAGAAGACATCAAGAGTCCAAACGGGGACCAGCCCAAAGTGGACGAGTGCAGGTCTATAAGCAAGGAGAGCTACATGCCTTTGACTATTCAAACTGACAGCAGTCCGCACTTAAGCCAGAGTCACATGCATCATTTTGGATTTCCACCGGGTTTGGCGGGACAGCAGTTTTTCAATCACTTAGGCGGCGCGCATCCctttcttttgcaccccagtcAGTTTAACATGGGAGGCGCGTTCTCGAATATGGCCGCGGGCATGGGCCCCTTACTGGCAGCGGTGTCCTCCGGAGGGGTTAGCACCATGGACACGGCCAGTATGGCGTCACCCTCGCAAAGCCTGACGGGAGCTCATGGACTGCCTTTTCATCTGCAGCAACATGTCTTGGCATCACAG gGCCTGGCCATGTCTCCATTTGGGAGCCTGTTCCCTTACCCTTACACGTACATGGCAGCGGCAGCGGCAGCCTCTTCCGcagcctcctcctctgttcaccgACACCCTTTCCTGAACGCAGTGCGCCCTCGCCTCAGGTACAGCCCTTACTCCATCCCTATGAGCGTTCCGGATAGCACTCTGCTCACCACCGCCATCCCCTCCATGGCAAGCAGCGCCACCGATCTGAAAGGGGACGGCATGGCCATGAGCCCAGTCTCGGCCACCCAGGACTCCACCTCGGAGGTCACCAGCCGGTCGTCCACCATATCGTCCGGCTCGGTCTCCCTGTCCCCAAAAACTTGCTCTGGGAAAGATTCCACTAACGACTTGCAGAGCATTCAGCGCTTGGTCAGCGGACTCGATCAAAAACAGGACAGAACACAAAGCGTGTCCCCTTAG
- the LOC115101165 gene encoding T-box transcription factor TBX3-like isoform X4 has translation MSFLMRDPVIQGTSMAYHPFLPHRGPEFAMSAMLGHQPPFFPALALPHNGSLGSLSLPGALGKPIMDQLMGAAESGLHFSSLGHQAAAAHLRPLKTLEPEEEVEDDPKVHLEAKELWETFHKRGTEMVITKSGRRMFPPFKVRCTGLDKKAKYILLMDIVAADDCRYKFHNSRWMVAGKADPEMPKRMYIHPDSPATGEQWMSKVVNFHKLKLTNNISDKHGFTILNSMHKYQPRFHIVRANDILKLPYSTFRTYVFPETDFIAVTAYQNDKITQLKIDHNPFAKGFRDTGNGRREKRKQLALQSIRSYEEHQKKENGTSDDSSGEQASFKCFGQASSPAVSTAGPPNLKDFCESDEDSDDESKDGNLKDGLDSKISTTTEDVKDLEASPTKGHQFGANDSTGRSRENARRTEKSQADSRQSPITVISSTTRSGEDIKSPNGDQPKVDECRSISKESYMPLTIQTDSSPHLSQSHMHHFGFPPGLAGQQFFNHLGGAHPFLLHPSQFNMGGAFSNMAAGMGPLLAAVSSGGVSTMDTASMASPSQSLTGAHGLPFHLQQHVLASQGLAMSPFGSLFPYPYTYMAAAAAASSAASSSVHRHPFLNAVRPRLRYSPYSIPMSVPDSTLLTTAIPSMASSATDLKGDGMAMSPVSATQDSTSEVTSRSSTISSGSVSLSPKTCSGKDSTNDLQSIQRLVSGLDQKQDRTQSVSP, from the exons ATGAGCTTCCTGATGAGAGATCCAGTCATACAAGGAACGAGTATGGCATACCATCCGTTTTTACCTCACCGGGGTCCGGAATTTGCCATGAGTGCAATGTTGGGTCACCAGCCTCCCTTTTTTCCGGCCCTGGCGCTACCTCATAATGGCTCTCtcggctccctctctctcccgggcGCCCTGGGAAAGCCTATCATGGACCAGCTGATGGGTGCCGCCGAGTCCGGCCTCCACTTCTCATCGCTTGGGCACCAGGCAGCCGCAGCCCATCTGAGGCCTCTGAAGACTCTGGAGCCTGAAGAAGAGGTCGAAGACGACCCGAAAGTTCACCTGGAAGCGAAGGAACTTTGGGAAACTTTCCACAAGCGAGGCACTGAAATGGTTATCACGAAATCCGGAAG GCGAATGTTCCCTCCGTTCAAAGTGAGATGCACTGGCTTGGACAAGAAAGCAAAGTACATTCTGTTGATGGATATAGTTGCAGCCGATGACTGCAGGTATAAATTTCACAACTCGCGTTGGATGGTGGCAGGGAAGGCCGACCCCGAAATGCCAAAGAGGATGTACATTCACCCGGACAGTCCGGCTACTGGCGAGCAGTGGATGTCAAAAGTCGTCAATTTTCACAAACTCAAGCTAACGAATAACATCTCCGACAAGCATGGATTT ACCATCCTGAACTCCATGCACAAATATCAGCCCAGATTTCACATCGTGAGAGCCAACGACATTCTCAAACTCCCCTATAGCACGTTCAGGACTTACGTTTTTCCTGAAACGGATTTCATTGCAGTAACGGCCTATCAAAATGACAAG ATTACACAATTGAAAATTGACCATAATCCTTTTGCCAAAGGATTCCGTGACACTGGCAATGGAAGACGAGAGAAAAG GAAACAGCTGGCCCTGCAGTCAATTCGCTCATACGAGGAGCATCAGAAAAAAGAGAACGGGACGTCTGACGACTCCTCTGGCGAGCAGGCCTCATTCAAGTGTTTCGGCCAGGCCTCGTCTCCCGCGGTGTCTACGGCGGGGCCTCCCAACCTGAAAG ACTTTTGCGAGAGTGACGAAGACAGCGACGATGAGAGCAAAGATGGCAACCTAAAAGATGGGCTGGACAGTAAGATCTCAACCACCACGGAGGATGTGAAGGATCTTGAGGCGAGCCCGACTAAAGGCCATCAATTCGGTGCCAATGATTCTACCGGCCGGTCTCGGGAAAACGCCCGGAGGACTGAGAAAAGCCAGGCGGACTCACGACAGAGCCCCATCACCGTTATTTCCAGCACCACTCGGTCCGGAGAAGACATCAAGAGTCCAAACGGGGACCAGCCCAAAGTGGACGAGTGCAGGTCTATAAGCAAGGAGAGCTACATGCCTTTGACTATTCAAACTGACAGCAGTCCGCACTTAAGCCAGAGTCACATGCATCATTTTGGATTTCCACCGGGTTTGGCGGGACAGCAGTTTTTCAATCACTTAGGCGGCGCGCATCCctttcttttgcaccccagtcAGTTTAACATGGGAGGCGCGTTCTCGAATATGGCCGCGGGCATGGGCCCCTTACTGGCAGCGGTGTCCTCCGGAGGGGTTAGCACCATGGACACGGCCAGTATGGCGTCACCCTCGCAAAGCCTGACGGGAGCTCATGGACTGCCTTTTCATCTGCAGCAACATGTCTTGGCATCACAG gGCCTGGCCATGTCTCCATTTGGGAGCCTGTTCCCTTACCCTTACACGTACATGGCAGCGGCAGCGGCAGCCTCTTCCGcagcctcctcctctgttcaccgACACCCTTTCCTGAACGCAGTGCGCCCTCGCCTCAGGTACAGCCCTTACTCCATCCCTATGAGCGTTCCGGATAGCACTCTGCTCACCACCGCCATCCCCTCCATGGCAAGCAGCGCCACCGATCTGAAAGGGGACGGCATGGCCATGAGCCCAGTCTCGGCCACCCAGGACTCCACCTCGGAGGTCACCAGCCGGTCGTCCACCATATCGTCCGGCTCGGTCTCCCTGTCCCCAAAAACTTGCTCTGGGAAAGATTCCACTAACGACTTGCAGAGCATTCAGCGCTTGGTCAGCGGACTCGATCAAAAACAGGACAGAACACAAAGCGTGTCCCCTTAG
- the LOC115101165 gene encoding T-box transcription factor TBX3-like isoform X3 — protein MSFLMRDPVIQGTSMAYHPFLPHRGPEFAMSAMLGHQPPFFPALALPHNGSLGSLSLPGALGKPIMDQLMGAAESGLHFSSLGHQAAAAHLRPLKTLEPEEEVEDDPKVHLEAKELWETFHKRGTEMVITKSGRRMFPPFKVRCTGLDKKAKYILLMDIVAADDCRYKFHNSRWMVAGKADPEMPKRMYIHPDSPATGEQWMSKVVNFHKLKLTNNISDKHGFVSSSNTILNSMHKYQPRFHIVRANDILKLPYSTFRTYVFPETDFIAVTAYQNDKITQLKIDHNPFAKGFRDTGNGRREKRKQLALQSIRSYEEHQKKENGTSDDSSGEQASFKCFGQASSPAVSTAGPPNLKDFCESDEDSDDESKDGNLKDGLDSKISTTTEDVKDLEASPTKGHQFGANDSTGRSRENARRTEKSQADSRQSPITVISSTTRSGEDIKSPNGDQPKVDECRSISKESYMPLTIQTDSSPHLSQSHMHHFGFPPGLAGQQFFNHLGGAHPFLLHPSQFNMGGAFSNMAAGMGPLLAAVSSGGVSTMDTASMASPSQSLTGAHGLPFHLQQHVLASQGLAMSPFGSLFPYPYTYMAAAAAASSAASSSVHRHPFLNAVRPRLRYSPYSIPMSVPDSTLLTTAIPSMASSATDLKGDGMAMSPVSATQDSTSEVTSRSSTISSGSVSLSPKTCSGKDSTNDLQSIQRLVSGLDQKQDRTQSVSP, from the exons ATGAGCTTCCTGATGAGAGATCCAGTCATACAAGGAACGAGTATGGCATACCATCCGTTTTTACCTCACCGGGGTCCGGAATTTGCCATGAGTGCAATGTTGGGTCACCAGCCTCCCTTTTTTCCGGCCCTGGCGCTACCTCATAATGGCTCTCtcggctccctctctctcccgggcGCCCTGGGAAAGCCTATCATGGACCAGCTGATGGGTGCCGCCGAGTCCGGCCTCCACTTCTCATCGCTTGGGCACCAGGCAGCCGCAGCCCATCTGAGGCCTCTGAAGACTCTGGAGCCTGAAGAAGAGGTCGAAGACGACCCGAAAGTTCACCTGGAAGCGAAGGAACTTTGGGAAACTTTCCACAAGCGAGGCACTGAAATGGTTATCACGAAATCCGGAAG GCGAATGTTCCCTCCGTTCAAAGTGAGATGCACTGGCTTGGACAAGAAAGCAAAGTACATTCTGTTGATGGATATAGTTGCAGCCGATGACTGCAGGTATAAATTTCACAACTCGCGTTGGATGGTGGCAGGGAAGGCCGACCCCGAAATGCCAAAGAGGATGTACATTCACCCGGACAGTCCGGCTACTGGCGAGCAGTGGATGTCAAAAGTCGTCAATTTTCACAAACTCAAGCTAACGAATAACATCTCCGACAAGCATGGATTTGTAAGTTCATCTAAT ACCATCCTGAACTCCATGCACAAATATCAGCCCAGATTTCACATCGTGAGAGCCAACGACATTCTCAAACTCCCCTATAGCACGTTCAGGACTTACGTTTTTCCTGAAACGGATTTCATTGCAGTAACGGCCTATCAAAATGACAAG ATTACACAATTGAAAATTGACCATAATCCTTTTGCCAAAGGATTCCGTGACACTGGCAATGGAAGACGAGAGAAAAG GAAACAGCTGGCCCTGCAGTCAATTCGCTCATACGAGGAGCATCAGAAAAAAGAGAACGGGACGTCTGACGACTCCTCTGGCGAGCAGGCCTCATTCAAGTGTTTCGGCCAGGCCTCGTCTCCCGCGGTGTCTACGGCGGGGCCTCCCAACCTGAAAG ACTTTTGCGAGAGTGACGAAGACAGCGACGATGAGAGCAAAGATGGCAACCTAAAAGATGGGCTGGACAGTAAGATCTCAACCACCACGGAGGATGTGAAGGATCTTGAGGCGAGCCCGACTAAAGGCCATCAATTCGGTGCCAATGATTCTACCGGCCGGTCTCGGGAAAACGCCCGGAGGACTGAGAAAAGCCAGGCGGACTCACGACAGAGCCCCATCACCGTTATTTCCAGCACCACTCGGTCCGGAGAAGACATCAAGAGTCCAAACGGGGACCAGCCCAAAGTGGACGAGTGCAGGTCTATAAGCAAGGAGAGCTACATGCCTTTGACTATTCAAACTGACAGCAGTCCGCACTTAAGCCAGAGTCACATGCATCATTTTGGATTTCCACCGGGTTTGGCGGGACAGCAGTTTTTCAATCACTTAGGCGGCGCGCATCCctttcttttgcaccccagtcAGTTTAACATGGGAGGCGCGTTCTCGAATATGGCCGCGGGCATGGGCCCCTTACTGGCAGCGGTGTCCTCCGGAGGGGTTAGCACCATGGACACGGCCAGTATGGCGTCACCCTCGCAAAGCCTGACGGGAGCTCATGGACTGCCTTTTCATCTGCAGCAACATGTCTTGGCATCACAG gGCCTGGCCATGTCTCCATTTGGGAGCCTGTTCCCTTACCCTTACACGTACATGGCAGCGGCAGCGGCAGCCTCTTCCGcagcctcctcctctgttcaccgACACCCTTTCCTGAACGCAGTGCGCCCTCGCCTCAGGTACAGCCCTTACTCCATCCCTATGAGCGTTCCGGATAGCACTCTGCTCACCACCGCCATCCCCTCCATGGCAAGCAGCGCCACCGATCTGAAAGGGGACGGCATGGCCATGAGCCCAGTCTCGGCCACCCAGGACTCCACCTCGGAGGTCACCAGCCGGTCGTCCACCATATCGTCCGGCTCGGTCTCCCTGTCCCCAAAAACTTGCTCTGGGAAAGATTCCACTAACGACTTGCAGAGCATTCAGCGCTTGGTCAGCGGACTCGATCAAAAACAGGACAGAACACAAAGCGTGTCCCCTTAG
- the LOC115101165 gene encoding T-box transcription factor TBX3-like isoform X2 — protein MSFLMRDPVIQGTSMAYHPFLPHRGPEFAMSAMLGHQPPFFPALALPHNGSLGSLSLPGALGKPIMDQLMGAAESGLHFSSLGHQAAAAHLRPLKTLEPEEEVEDDPKVHLEAKELWETFHKRGTEMVITKSGRRMFPPFKVRCTGLDKKAKYILLMDIVAADDCRYKFHNSRWMVAGKADPEMPKRMYIHPDSPATGEQWMSKVVNFHKLKLTNNISDKHGFNSLLFQTILNSMHKYQPRFHIVRANDILKLPYSTFRTYVFPETDFIAVTAYQNDKITQLKIDHNPFAKGFRDTGNGRREKRKQLALQSIRSYEEHQKKENGTSDDSSGEQASFKCFGQASSPAVSTAGPPNLKDFCESDEDSDDESKDGNLKDGLDSKISTTTEDVKDLEASPTKGHQFGANDSTGRSRENARRTEKSQADSRQSPITVISSTTRSGEDIKSPNGDQPKVDECRSISKESYMPLTIQTDSSPHLSQSHMHHFGFPPGLAGQQFFNHLGGAHPFLLHPSQFNMGGAFSNMAAGMGPLLAAVSSGGVSTMDTASMASPSQSLTGAHGLPFHLQQHVLASQGLAMSPFGSLFPYPYTYMAAAAAASSAASSSVHRHPFLNAVRPRLRYSPYSIPMSVPDSTLLTTAIPSMASSATDLKGDGMAMSPVSATQDSTSEVTSRSSTISSGSVSLSPKTCSGKDSTNDLQSIQRLVSGLDQKQDRTQSVSP, from the exons ATGAGCTTCCTGATGAGAGATCCAGTCATACAAGGAACGAGTATGGCATACCATCCGTTTTTACCTCACCGGGGTCCGGAATTTGCCATGAGTGCAATGTTGGGTCACCAGCCTCCCTTTTTTCCGGCCCTGGCGCTACCTCATAATGGCTCTCtcggctccctctctctcccgggcGCCCTGGGAAAGCCTATCATGGACCAGCTGATGGGTGCCGCCGAGTCCGGCCTCCACTTCTCATCGCTTGGGCACCAGGCAGCCGCAGCCCATCTGAGGCCTCTGAAGACTCTGGAGCCTGAAGAAGAGGTCGAAGACGACCCGAAAGTTCACCTGGAAGCGAAGGAACTTTGGGAAACTTTCCACAAGCGAGGCACTGAAATGGTTATCACGAAATCCGGAAG GCGAATGTTCCCTCCGTTCAAAGTGAGATGCACTGGCTTGGACAAGAAAGCAAAGTACATTCTGTTGATGGATATAGTTGCAGCCGATGACTGCAGGTATAAATTTCACAACTCGCGTTGGATGGTGGCAGGGAAGGCCGACCCCGAAATGCCAAAGAGGATGTACATTCACCCGGACAGTCCGGCTACTGGCGAGCAGTGGATGTCAAAAGTCGTCAATTTTCACAAACTCAAGCTAACGAATAACATCTCCGACAAGCATGGATTT AATTCTTTACTGTTCCAGACCATCCTGAACTCCATGCACAAATATCAGCCCAGATTTCACATCGTGAGAGCCAACGACATTCTCAAACTCCCCTATAGCACGTTCAGGACTTACGTTTTTCCTGAAACGGATTTCATTGCAGTAACGGCCTATCAAAATGACAAG ATTACACAATTGAAAATTGACCATAATCCTTTTGCCAAAGGATTCCGTGACACTGGCAATGGAAGACGAGAGAAAAG GAAACAGCTGGCCCTGCAGTCAATTCGCTCATACGAGGAGCATCAGAAAAAAGAGAACGGGACGTCTGACGACTCCTCTGGCGAGCAGGCCTCATTCAAGTGTTTCGGCCAGGCCTCGTCTCCCGCGGTGTCTACGGCGGGGCCTCCCAACCTGAAAG ACTTTTGCGAGAGTGACGAAGACAGCGACGATGAGAGCAAAGATGGCAACCTAAAAGATGGGCTGGACAGTAAGATCTCAACCACCACGGAGGATGTGAAGGATCTTGAGGCGAGCCCGACTAAAGGCCATCAATTCGGTGCCAATGATTCTACCGGCCGGTCTCGGGAAAACGCCCGGAGGACTGAGAAAAGCCAGGCGGACTCACGACAGAGCCCCATCACCGTTATTTCCAGCACCACTCGGTCCGGAGAAGACATCAAGAGTCCAAACGGGGACCAGCCCAAAGTGGACGAGTGCAGGTCTATAAGCAAGGAGAGCTACATGCCTTTGACTATTCAAACTGACAGCAGTCCGCACTTAAGCCAGAGTCACATGCATCATTTTGGATTTCCACCGGGTTTGGCGGGACAGCAGTTTTTCAATCACTTAGGCGGCGCGCATCCctttcttttgcaccccagtcAGTTTAACATGGGAGGCGCGTTCTCGAATATGGCCGCGGGCATGGGCCCCTTACTGGCAGCGGTGTCCTCCGGAGGGGTTAGCACCATGGACACGGCCAGTATGGCGTCACCCTCGCAAAGCCTGACGGGAGCTCATGGACTGCCTTTTCATCTGCAGCAACATGTCTTGGCATCACAG gGCCTGGCCATGTCTCCATTTGGGAGCCTGTTCCCTTACCCTTACACGTACATGGCAGCGGCAGCGGCAGCCTCTTCCGcagcctcctcctctgttcaccgACACCCTTTCCTGAACGCAGTGCGCCCTCGCCTCAGGTACAGCCCTTACTCCATCCCTATGAGCGTTCCGGATAGCACTCTGCTCACCACCGCCATCCCCTCCATGGCAAGCAGCGCCACCGATCTGAAAGGGGACGGCATGGCCATGAGCCCAGTCTCGGCCACCCAGGACTCCACCTCGGAGGTCACCAGCCGGTCGTCCACCATATCGTCCGGCTCGGTCTCCCTGTCCCCAAAAACTTGCTCTGGGAAAGATTCCACTAACGACTTGCAGAGCATTCAGCGCTTGGTCAGCGGACTCGATCAAAAACAGGACAGAACACAAAGCGTGTCCCCTTAG